From the genome of Bacteroidota bacterium:
CGGGTAGTGATTCCCCGTTGGCGGCATCGAACACGGTTCCTCTGATAAACCCATCCTGGGAAAACGAATTTACTGCAACAACCAGCAAGAAAAGCCAAGTTATAAATATTGAACGCATGGTATTTGATATGTTTTGAAATAGGGGTTTTATTAATCAAATAAAACACGCAAGTTGTGATAACCTGCGTGTTTTATATACTATTTAATAAACGCGATTCTTAGAAATTGTCGAGAGCGCCGGAGACGGAAGCCCATGACCAGTTCTGGAATTTGGTTACATCAGCACCAACGGTATTTGCACCTTCAGCAACTTCGGTGACGATAGCATCGATACCATCTTTAAAGAAATCGGCTTTAGTAAATCCGGCGGGGATGGTAGCCTGGAAATTAGCGGCAACCAATCCTGTAGGTTTGAGGTCGAAATCCTGTCCATCAGCGAGGCCGAAGAAATAGATTGCAGACATTTCAACGATGGAGTTATCATCGAGATCAACAAGACCATCTGCACCATCTGCAAATAAAGTTCCGTTAATCAGAAGATGACCGGCTTCCATAGTTCCTTCCGGGCCGTCGAGTTCGCAGCATTCATCACCAGGATTAACCACGATGAAGTTGTTAAGAGTTCCTGCCCAAGACTGGTCAGTATCTACTGCGTCGTCACCGGTGTTCCAAATAACGGCGTTGGTAACGTTAACAGTACCGCCAAACCATTCAATACCGTCATCCTGATTGGAAACGATTTCAACATTTTCGATAATGGTTTCGGAACCAACACCACCAAGGGTCAGACCGTTGATTTCATTACCTTCACCAATGTTGGTGCCACCGTGACGGATGGAGATATACTTAATAACGCCTGAGTTGTCAGTAGGAGTGCTGCCACCATAAAGTCCGTTCTGGTCTGAAGGAGGAATACCTTCGATCTGTACAGAAGGAGCATCAGCGGAGATAGGAGCGTTTCCAAGAACGATAACTCCACCCCAAAGACCGTTCAGGTCAGGGTCAAGATTCGGGCTGGCAATATCACCGGCTTTAATCTCGTCGGCAACAGATGTGAAAATAATAGGTTGGGTAGCTGTTCCCTGAGCATCGATTTTGCCACCACGGGCAACGAGGAGGGCAGTAGCGTTAGCACCGGTTCCGGCTTCGCCTTTAATAATAACACCGGGCTGAATGGTAAGTGTGGCACCGGCGGTCACGGTAACGCGTGAAGCAAGTGTGTAGGTGTTTCCTGTTGCCCAGGTTGTGTTGGATGTAATGTTTTGAGCTACTGTAAATTCAGTTGGAGCAGGAGCGGGGGTTTCATCGTTAGCGGCATCTTTCTTACAAGCTGAAATGGTAACCATAATGGCCAGCATAAGCATGGCTAAAATCTGGAAATTCTTCTTTTTCATGATGTTAAATGTTTTTGTTATTGATTTAATTAGGGGTAAATCTTTTGGTGCAAAGGAATAAGTTATGTAATAATTGAATTTTAACCTTTCGTTAATAATTTGTTAAGTTATGCTACATTGAATGTTTGAGAGTTAACATTAAATTAATATACATGCATTGTTAATCAATCACTTAACTCCCAAGATAGCTATAACCAATACCCTTGTATGTTTTGATATTGTCAATCCCAATTTTTTCACGGATCTTTCTTACATGAACATCAATGGTTCTGTCCCCGACCACCACGTCACTTCCCCATACCTTGCTTAGGATATCTTCACGGGTGAATACTTTGTCGGGCTTGGAGGTAAGCAGTGAAAGGAGTTCAAATTCCTTTTTAGGCAGAATGATTTCTTTTCCGTTTTTAATAACGAGGTATTTGTCTTTATCGATGATGATATCGTTTAATCGGATCACTGAGCTGTTAGCTGTGCTTCCCGATTGGGATCTTCTGAGTAAAGCGCTGACCCGGCTGCTTAAGACACTGGGTTTAATGGGTTTTTTGATAAAATCGTCGGCACCGGCTTCGAATCCTGCTATTTGCGTATAATCTTCTCCTATGGCGCTCAGAATAGCAATAATGGTATTTTTAAGTTCAGGGATTTTCCTTATCTCTTCGCAGGTCTCTATGCCGTCCATCTCCGGCATCATCACATCCAGTATTATTAATGACGGAAGAAATTCCCTGGCATTTTGCAAGGCTTCTTTACCATTGGTTGCAGTATAAACCCTGTATCCATTCTTCTTCAGGTTATAACTGATAAACTCCAGGATGTCCGGTTCGTCATCTACAAGTAATATGGTGTTTTCAGATAATGCCATAGGAAATTGCACGGAATTTTACGCTGCAAAATTCCATATATCCCTTAAACTGAATGTAAAATATTTGTTAAGGTTATATTAATGTTTGGAAGAAAAGAATGAGGGAAGTAAGTAATAATTAATGTCAGGTTGCAGGCTACATGCTACATGTTGCAAGTTGCAAGTTACAAGTTACAGGTTGTAACCTGTAACCTGCAGCATGAAACTATTTGTTCATCTATCCTGATGCACACATCAATAACTTATAACTCATAACTCATAACTCATAACTCACACGTGTTGTTCTCTCAGCAGGTCGTTGATCGTTTTAACGGGGTTAAAGGTGATAATGGGCACTTCCACAAAAATGGTATTCCAATCGGCCATGGCTCCATTCCAGAGGCCAGGTAGTTCCAGGGCTTTTAATTCCTTACCGTCTTTCGATTTATAGGAGATAAAACCGGTATTGGGGTCGATATAATTTTTAAGATTGAAGTGTTTGCCCTCGAAGTTATTTGTGGCACAAACAAGATCAACGGGATTAAAATGAGTTGAGGCTCTCAGAACATCCATCTGTAAGGGGTTGGCACTGTCAATCTGAGAGGCTTCAACGATTTGCAGTGTTTTTTCCCCTTTGTCGTTGATCACCCAGAAAGGACCACCTCCCGG
Proteins encoded in this window:
- a CDS encoding response regulator transcription factor — its product is MALSENTILLVDDEPDILEFISYNLKKNGYRVYTATNGKEALQNAREFLPSLIILDVMMPEMDGIETCEEIRKIPELKNTIIAILSAIGEDYTQIAGFEAGADDFIKKPIKPSVLSSRVSALLRRSQSGSTANSSVIRLNDIIIDKDKYLVIKNGKEIILPKKEFELLSLLTSKPDKVFTREDILSKVWGSDVVVGDRTIDVHVRKIREKIGIDNIKTYKGIGYSYLGS